The following proteins are encoded in a genomic region of Roseinatronobacter sp. S2:
- a CDS encoding shikimate dehydrogenase, with protein sequence MSKIPLAGVIGSPIGHSKSPLVHGSWLREHGLRGHYVPLHVDAQDLEPVLRALPHMGFVGVNVTIPHKEKVLALADDISEVAARIGAANTLTFGPDGRIHADNTDGYGFLANLRQSAPDWRPDAAPALVLGAGGAARAIIVALLDAGVPQIRLCNRTRTRAEGLAREFGPNVVVRDWKGRAQALDDLGLLVNTSSLGMVGNPALDMPLDGLSPGALVTDIVYTPLMTDLLQHAQQRGNPVVDGVGMLLHQAVPGFERWFGHRPEVTDTLRALVLGQ encoded by the coding sequence ATGAGTAAGATACCACTGGCCGGCGTTATCGGCAGCCCGATCGGGCATAGCAAATCGCCGCTGGTGCATGGGTCATGGCTGCGTGAACATGGCCTGCGCGGGCATTATGTGCCCTTGCATGTTGATGCGCAGGATCTGGAACCAGTGTTACGGGCCTTGCCGCATATGGGGTTTGTTGGTGTCAATGTCACCATACCGCATAAGGAAAAGGTGCTTGCGCTGGCTGATGACATCTCGGAAGTGGCTGCGCGCATCGGGGCGGCCAATACGCTGACATTTGGCCCTGACGGGCGTATTCACGCCGATAATACAGATGGTTACGGGTTTTTAGCCAATTTGCGGCAATCCGCGCCCGATTGGCGGCCTGATGCCGCGCCAGCGTTGGTTCTGGGCGCAGGCGGTGCCGCGCGGGCCATCATTGTGGCGCTTTTGGATGCAGGCGTTCCGCAAATACGGCTGTGCAACCGGACCCGTACGCGGGCAGAGGGGTTGGCGCGCGAATTCGGGCCGAATGTTGTGGTGCGCGACTGGAAGGGCCGCGCACAGGCGCTGGATGATCTGGGTTTGTTGGTGAACACATCGTCATTGGGGATGGTGGGAAACCCCGCCTTGGACATGCCTCTTGATGGCCTGTCGCCCGGGGCATTGGTCACCGATATTGTTTACACACCGCTGATGACCGACCTATTGCAACACGCACAGCAGCGCGGAAACCCTGTTGTTGACGGGGTGGGCATGTTGTTGCATCAGGCGGTTCCGGGCTTTGAGCGCTGGTTCGGGCACAGACCCGAAGTAACGGACACCCTGCGCGCATTGGTGTTGGGCCAATGA